The genomic window GCTCTTTATTgctgcttgtaaaacagtgattgaattccccctccccccaaaaaaaacaacaacctggggtctttatatatattatttacacaatgagtcccatctgattggctgattctgcttccctcctggagcctgatgggtcttctcctgcaagccaatcagttgttgcattctaggatcctacctgcctattgttctaggatccaagcttagtacataacatacCTACACCCCCAAAACAGCGTGCGATCTCTCTTCACCCTTGTCAACAGGAGCCACGCAGCTGATGTGTATCCCAATAGCGCCtgccctcccccttccctccctgtcAAAGGGAGCCTTCCCACGTGGCTCCTCCTCATGCCTCCCTCTATCTCCAGCAGCCACCCCCTTCCCCATTGGGAAAACCATGCTAAGCCCGCCTCCTGTGCCTGCACTTCTGCATCTGATGTTGCAGAGAAAGGCCCTGCGACTGACCACAAACAACCCCACGGTTGACTGGGAGTCTCATGATTCTTGTCTATGTATTTCACTACCCACAATACCAATTAAGaaggcttctggggttttttttacaaatgtttatttcaacattttttaaatttcattgtatatcatctcccagaaagcctttacctccttaaaagtccaccacatgtggtagaaagtaccttcttttcctttacctttctaACATTGGTTAtttactttatacatttttgctaatttcactggtgtaatgtaccatgtacacatcattttcattacattttctttaagtGAACAGCAAGCTGTAAAGTTTATTCCTTcgttccataaattttcccaatcctcaaactgTATATTATGGCCTATATCTTTACCTCAgtgtatcataactgatttaacctctTCGTCGTTGACATGCCATTCCAAaagtaatttatacatttttgataatatTTTAACCTTATTACTTAACAACTGTAATTCAAATCTTGATTTTGTATATtcaatccatttttctttttatcttctttaaacatttcaGGGCTGGAGGTAGTCTTGTGTCCATTATCCATGATCTTCCTGCCAGATTAACTGCAATGAGTTATAGGTGGGGTGACTTTGAAAAGAGTACAGAAAGTTCCGCATAGGGTATCAAGACTCTTAAAGGGCTTCTGGAAAATTTCACTATATTGCACTAGTGATTTATTGTCTACTCTGGCTTCCAGTCATTTCTGGTTCCAGTTCAAGGCACTGTTCTTGACCATTAAAGTCCTTAAATGACCTGGGAGCATCTTACCTCAAGGATCACCTCTTCCCAGGTCTACTTACCTGGACCCCAATATCATCATCAGAGGCTCTCTTCCAGTGCTCCTGGATACAGGGTCTTATAGGTGGTGTCAGCCTGGTTATGAAATGCCTTCCCTGGAAAGGCCCACCTGGTGCCATCTTTGTGGTCTTTATTGTCCAAAGTTTTAAAACTGAACCTTTGAATTCACAGGGTTTTAGATGTGTGCTGTGTATATTTTTTGTGATGTTGTATATTCATCTTTATATTGTGTTATTGAAactgttgctttttaaagctgGAGTGCGGGGGCTGCTTCTattgagatttattttttaattaattgaatGTGTTTGCCCAGAACAacacaaagtgacttacaacgAGCCATTAGTGCATTTTAGGGAGGGCATCGCCATATCCCAGTTCTCTTTTGGCAacatctcttcccccacctctttAGGAAGCAGTGGTGCACACTTCCGGCTTTCTGCATTCTGAGGCCTTTTCCTCCTCTTAGCCAGGTGACCTTTGCATCTTCCTAGAGCTGAGCACTatgggaagcagctcctcctaACCCACTTCTGTCTGCCACGACCACAAGAGGTGAATGTCTCACCTTGTCACCCCTAGTTTGCTCGCACACACTCTGACACACGTGCTGCCTGTatctcctcttcctgctcctctcacAGCTGATAAGAAGGGACACACTAACTCTTCATTTCGTTTCATTTTTATTGGTGAAAGAACAGAACAGGCAATCAATGATATTATAGAAAGATGTCTCTCCTGTACTTGTGTATGAGAGAAATAATCAAAAGGAATTCAGTAAAAGAAAATAACATATATAGTCTATGCTGTCAGAAAATTCAGTATTCCGGTGATTCCTAAATGAACGTCATTCCGGCGTTCAATATATTTGTCTGGTGAATgtcttttttattaatattttcaatGAGTTTTACTGTAACAGCAAAAGAGTGAACTATAGCGAAATGTATCTCAAATGATACAGAGAATGAACCAAACATTTTCCCCAAACATAACATGAGGGTTAGCGTGTGTAATATTTTAAGACTTAATTGAAACAAGAGAATCACTTAGCTGGTTTTTATGATCTGGTGCATGACTACTACATTATAAGcaagcttgattttttttttaaagcagcctaAATATACTTGAAAGTTGAAAGAGACCCCAGAGATTTCCAAAATCATGCTATATTCTGTCTAAATACAATCCCTTTATCTCATTCAGGGGGTGGGGAATCGGTGACCCCTCCAACAGACGAGTCACTGCTGCTCACAAGGAAGGACAGAAAGAGAAGCAGTcggcacagtgcaaacacaccagcaggagtactggattggctctgccagtgtgtttgcaccacaccaagcTCCCCAATGACTTGCCCCTCTCCCTTCCAGCAAGCAGCGGCAGTTCAGCTGTCAGGAGGCCAGGTAAGCACCACCACTCCACCCTGCCATCCTCTACTGCCAGTGGAAGAGGGTTGTGCAACAGGGCGGTGGATCAGTCACAACAGAACATCTTCACGTCACGAAGTTCTACTTTGCCAAGCATTTGATTCTCATTCGCCACCCTTGTTTGGATGCCACATATGAAGCCCCTAGGGCAGCGCTTGCTCATTTTGCCCTCTTCCATCCGTTCAAAGATATCTTTCTTCACTTTAGCCCCACCACTGCAGAGGACCTCAAGGTTACTGACTGCATGAGGAACTAGCGGTTGTGGTAATTCAATAGTCAAAGAAAAGGACACCATGTTGCCTTGGGGGCATTTCTGAACCGCAACCCATTCCCCGAGCCTGTAAAGAAAAGGACAAGGATGGCaatgtctaaacagaaatttatataccacaacTTTGtcaatgaatttttatttttaaagtctttcCAGAGATATAATTCCAAATTAGAGCAAAAAGCTTTATTTCAGAAAGGATGTATAGAACAGATTCGCCTTCAAATGTGAACCAATTTGAATTTTGCCTCGATCCCTAGAAGTAAGTTTCACAGGACTTTGTGCAAGCAGGTATATTTT from Podarcis raffonei isolate rPodRaf1 chromosome 4, rPodRaf1.pri, whole genome shotgun sequence includes these protein-coding regions:
- the LOC128412607 gene encoding vitelline membrane outer layer protein 1-like produces the protein MELPVSAVVFLFFSYHLCGAEDRKHNAVLTVSNGGNDGIWGKPEFCPTGYANGFQMKFCRDVNEAYRKDFTLKGIRLHCTDGKTVESKSGKLGEWVAVQKCPQGNMVSFSLTIELPQPLVPHAVSNLEVLCSGGAKVKKDIFERMEEGKMSKRCPRGFICGIQTRVANENQMLGKVELRDVKMFCCD